In one window of Frigoriglobus tundricola DNA:
- a CDS encoding VanZ family protein, whose protein sequence is MPEAISAQLTGDMRFGAAKSLHAVGYGFLTVLAVTLPVPNYWRWFFVGLLALHGVATEIAQTYVPGRTGRVMDVLIDWAGITLGVLIWKVWSVRWRPPEVDSHRAGATS, encoded by the coding sequence GTGCCCGAGGCCATTTCGGCTCAGCTCACGGGCGACATGCGGTTCGGGGCGGCCAAGTCGCTGCACGCCGTCGGGTACGGGTTCCTGACCGTCCTGGCCGTGACGCTGCCGGTGCCGAACTACTGGCGGTGGTTCTTCGTGGGGCTGCTCGCGCTGCACGGGGTCGCGACCGAAATCGCCCAAACGTACGTGCCCGGCCGCACCGGTCGCGTGATGGATGTGCTGATCGACTGGGCCGGGATCACGCTGGGTGTATTGATCTGGAAAGTGTGGTCGGTCAGGTGGCGCCCGCCCGAGGTCGATTCGCACCGGGCCGGCGCCACGTCCTGA
- a CDS encoding M42 family metallopeptidase, with amino-acid sequence MEHTSHEFLKALLETPSPSGFEQPIQQVVRTHAKAFADDVRTDTHGNVFAARFPEGKPDGAPRIMLAGHCDQIGLMVQYIDGDGFLYIQPIGGWDMQVLLGQHLTVWGKSGPVPGVVARRAIHLLKPDERTKVPDFTDVWVDVGAKNKEEAESLVRCGDPVTFALGYRPLRNGLAASPAMDDKVGLWVCMEAVRLLHGRPLRAAVYGVSTVAEEIGLRGATTAAYAIDPTVGIAVDVTHATDTPGNDKKSQGDIKCGAGPVLYRGPNISPRVFDLLEETATAHTIPVQVRGVPRATGTDANAIQIARAGVATGLIGIPNRYMHSPVEVVHLDDLTNAAKLLAEFCAAVGPDTNWIP; translated from the coding sequence ATGGAGCATACGTCGCACGAGTTCTTGAAGGCGCTGCTCGAAACGCCCAGCCCGTCCGGGTTCGAGCAGCCGATCCAGCAGGTGGTGCGGACCCACGCGAAGGCGTTCGCCGACGACGTGCGCACCGACACGCACGGGAACGTGTTCGCCGCGCGCTTCCCGGAAGGGAAACCGGACGGGGCGCCCCGGATCATGCTCGCCGGGCACTGCGACCAGATCGGCCTGATGGTTCAGTACATCGACGGCGACGGCTTCCTCTACATCCAGCCCATCGGCGGCTGGGACATGCAGGTGCTGCTCGGGCAGCACCTCACCGTGTGGGGGAAGTCGGGACCGGTGCCCGGTGTCGTCGCCCGGCGGGCGATCCACCTCCTGAAGCCGGACGAGCGGACCAAGGTGCCGGACTTCACCGACGTGTGGGTGGACGTCGGCGCCAAGAACAAGGAGGAGGCCGAATCGCTCGTGCGGTGCGGCGACCCGGTCACGTTCGCGCTCGGCTACCGGCCGCTGCGGAACGGTCTCGCGGCCAGCCCGGCGATGGACGACAAGGTCGGACTGTGGGTGTGCATGGAAGCGGTGCGGCTGCTCCACGGCCGCCCGCTGAGGGCCGCGGTGTACGGCGTGTCCACCGTGGCCGAGGAGATCGGCCTGCGCGGGGCGACCACGGCCGCCTACGCGATCGACCCGACGGTGGGCATCGCGGTGGACGTCACCCACGCGACCGACACCCCGGGCAACGACAAGAAGTCGCAGGGCGACATCAAGTGCGGCGCCGGGCCGGTGCTGTACCGCGGCCCGAACATCAGCCCGCGCGTGTTCGACCTGCTCGAAGAGACCGCAACGGCCCACACCATCCCCGTTCAGGTGCGCGGCGTGCCGCGGGCCACCGGCACCGACGCGAACGCCATCCAGATCGCCCGCGCGGGCGTCGCCACGGGGCTGATCGGCATCCCGAACCGGTACATGCACAGCCCGGTCGAAGTGGTTCACCTCGACGACCTGACCAACGCCGCCAAGCTGCTGGCCGAATTCTGCGCCGCGGTCGGGCCGGACACGAACTGGATTCCGTGA
- a CDS encoding protein arginine kinase, which produces MNLDTLLPHLGEWLRGTGPESDVVVSTRIRLARNLADLPFATRATAAHKAEVVSRAKDAVAKADAGHTLEYLDIPALPALDRQFLVERQLISRELAGGLEGPRGVAFDPTETASVMVNEEDHLRLQVLRSGFALDEAWRDIDRLDDALEARLSYAFHTQFGYLTACPTNVGTGMRASVMLHLPALGLTKQIDKVFRALQKINLAVRGLHGEGSRAFGDLYQISNHVTLGKSETKILNEIREVIVTILQYERQARNALLKERRQAEHDRVARAIGTLGSATMITAEETMELLSAVRLGIHLHLLDGVPVTAVNQLFIHTQAAHLQKIAGHALDGEERNAARAKYLKTKLRELGTHRQ; this is translated from the coding sequence ATGAACCTCGACACCCTGCTCCCGCACCTGGGCGAATGGCTCCGCGGCACCGGCCCCGAGTCGGACGTGGTCGTGTCCACGCGCATCCGCCTGGCCCGCAACCTGGCCGACCTGCCGTTCGCCACCCGGGCCACCGCCGCGCACAAGGCCGAGGTCGTGTCCCGCGCCAAGGACGCCGTCGCGAAGGCCGACGCCGGCCACACGCTCGAGTACCTCGACATCCCCGCGCTGCCCGCCCTCGACCGCCAGTTCCTCGTCGAGCGGCAGCTCATCAGCCGCGAACTGGCCGGCGGGTTGGAGGGGCCGCGCGGCGTGGCGTTCGACCCGACCGAGACCGCCAGCGTGATGGTGAACGAGGAGGACCACCTGCGCTTGCAGGTGCTCCGCAGCGGGTTCGCACTGGACGAGGCGTGGCGCGACATCGACCGGCTCGACGACGCGCTGGAGGCCCGGCTCAGCTACGCGTTCCACACGCAGTTCGGCTACCTCACCGCGTGCCCCACGAACGTCGGCACGGGGATGCGGGCGAGCGTGATGCTCCACCTGCCGGCGCTCGGCCTGACCAAGCAGATCGACAAGGTGTTCCGGGCGCTCCAGAAGATCAACCTCGCGGTCCGCGGGCTGCACGGCGAGGGCTCCCGCGCGTTCGGCGACCTGTACCAGATCTCCAACCACGTCACGCTGGGCAAGAGCGAGACGAAGATCCTCAACGAGATCCGTGAGGTGATCGTCACCATCCTCCAGTACGAGCGCCAGGCGCGGAACGCGCTCCTGAAGGAGCGGCGGCAGGCGGAGCACGACCGCGTCGCGCGGGCGATCGGCACGCTCGGCAGCGCGACCATGATCACCGCCGAGGAGACGATGGAACTGCTGTCCGCGGTGCGGCTCGGCATCCACCTGCACCTGCTCGATGGCGTCCCCGTGACCGCCGTGAACCAGTTGTTCATTCACACACAGGCCGCGCACCTCCAAAAAATCGCCGGGCACGCCCTGGACGGCGAGGAGCGCAACGCGGCCCGCGCGAAGTACCTGAAAACGAAGCTCCGCGAACTCGGTACCCACCGGCAATGA
- the greA gene encoding transcription elongation factor GreA: protein MADDRIPMTREGYEKLKAELDRLRGTDMIELTKRVATAREMGDLSENAEYHAAREDQGILQARINDLSDRLSRAVIVDTSTLPKDTIAFGSRVKVMDLDVDEEETFELVGPGQENPDKGRILTSSPIGQGLIGRKKGETVEIQVPSGTIRFKVLEISAATI from the coding sequence ATGGCTGACGACCGCATCCCCATGACGCGGGAAGGCTACGAGAAACTCAAGGCCGAGTTGGACCGTTTGCGCGGCACCGACATGATCGAACTGACCAAGCGGGTCGCCACGGCGCGCGAAATGGGCGACCTCAGCGAAAACGCCGAGTACCATGCCGCCCGCGAGGATCAAGGCATCCTCCAGGCGCGCATCAACGACCTGTCCGACCGCCTCTCGCGGGCGGTCATCGTTGATACCAGCACCCTGCCGAAAGATACGATTGCGTTCGGCAGTCGGGTGAAGGTTATGGACCTCGACGTCGACGAAGAAGAAACGTTCGAACTCGTCGGGCCGGGCCAAGAGAACCCCGATAAGGGGCGCATCCTAACGAGTAGCCCCATCGGCCAGGGGCTGATCGGCCGCAAGAAAGGCGAAACGGTCGAAATTCAGGTGCCGAGCGGAACCATCCGGTTCAAAGTGCTCGAAATTTCAGCCGCGACAATATAA
- a CDS encoding FHA domain-containing protein, protein MSDPRLHSLHLEGQPRRESFRAAREAIKAACGSQTIAGDVRILADDERLSAATLAAPPGPLASGPAGRFTFYLKDGVNVYPLHVGMNSIGRLPDNDVVVRDECVSRRHCAILIHSDMRCELHDVASKNGTVLNGKKIPNPTRLQSGDQITLCNRRLTFHIAEVAVEPAVAG, encoded by the coding sequence ATGTCAGACCCCCGGCTCCACAGTCTGCACCTGGAAGGACAACCCAGAAGGGAGTCGTTCCGTGCTGCGCGTGAAGCCATCAAGGCCGCCTGTGGTAGCCAGACGATCGCCGGAGACGTCCGGATCTTGGCCGACGACGAGCGCCTCAGCGCCGCGACGCTTGCCGCTCCGCCGGGCCCGCTCGCTTCCGGCCCGGCCGGACGGTTCACCTTCTATCTCAAGGACGGCGTTAACGTTTATCCCCTCCACGTCGGGATGAACAGCATCGGCCGGCTCCCGGATAATGATGTCGTGGTGCGCGACGAGTGCGTTTCCCGTCGGCACTGCGCGATCCTGATTCATTCCGACATGCGGTGCGAACTGCACGACGTGGCATCGAAAAACGGCACCGTTCTGAACGGTAAGAAGATCCCCAATCCGACCCGCCTTCAATCGGGCGACCAGATCACACTCTGTAACCGCCGCCTCACGTTCCACATCGCAGAAGTCGCGGTCGAACCCGCTGTCGCGGGCTGA
- a CDS encoding GxxExxY protein, whose protein sequence is MDNDPRSYAIIGAAMEVHSQLGCGFLEAVYQEALAVELASRGVPFGQQAQLPIRYKGRVLETVYKADFLCYGAVVVEIKALTQIGTIEEAQVLNYLKATGYETGLILNFGRTSLQYKRYVRTRMDRPDS, encoded by the coding sequence ATGGATAACGACCCTCGTTCGTACGCCATCATCGGTGCTGCGATGGAGGTACACAGCCAGTTGGGCTGCGGGTTTCTCGAAGCCGTGTATCAAGAAGCCCTTGCAGTCGAACTAGCCTCCCGCGGGGTACCTTTCGGACAACAGGCGCAACTCCCCATTCGCTACAAAGGGCGTGTGCTGGAGACGGTCTACAAGGCCGATTTTCTTTGCTACGGTGCTGTCGTCGTCGAGATCAAAGCTCTCACACAGATCGGTACCATCGAAGAAGCTCAGGTACTCAACTACCTCAAAGCGACCGGCTACGAAACCGGCCTGATTCTCAATTTCGGCCGCACCTCTCTGCAATACAAGCGCTACGTGCGAACCCGGATGGATCGCCCGGATTCCTGA
- a CDS encoding UvrB/UvrC motif-containing protein: MKCQRCPKQATLHITEVLGEDRYEEVHLCEDCAKKYLVEPQKKAAAKAVAGADEAAEVESAVAGPTCGTCGISYLEFRNQGRFGCPHDYDAFKAELLPLLESIHGDVRHVGKAPRRLPRTQGAVVELTALRRRLQQLVTEENYEEAARVRDRIRELENG; the protein is encoded by the coding sequence ATGAAGTGCCAGCGGTGTCCGAAGCAAGCCACCTTGCACATTACCGAGGTGCTGGGAGAGGACCGCTACGAAGAGGTCCACCTGTGCGAGGACTGCGCCAAGAAGTACCTCGTCGAACCGCAAAAGAAGGCGGCGGCCAAGGCGGTCGCAGGGGCCGATGAGGCCGCCGAGGTGGAGTCGGCGGTCGCGGGCCCGACGTGCGGCACGTGCGGCATCTCGTACCTCGAGTTCCGCAACCAGGGCCGGTTCGGGTGCCCGCACGACTACGACGCGTTCAAGGCCGAGCTGCTGCCGCTCCTGGAGAGCATCCACGGCGACGTGCGGCACGTGGGCAAGGCGCCGCGCCGGTTGCCCCGCACGCAGGGGGCGGTGGTGGAACTGACGGCCCTCCGGCGGCGCCTCCAGCAGCTCGTGACCGAAGAGAATTACGAAGAGGCGGCCCGCGTCCGCGATCGCATTCGGGAACTCGAAAACGGCTAA
- a CDS encoding VOC family protein, whose amino-acid sequence MPVSHIPAGYHTVTPYITVRGGAKAIEFYKAALGAVEIMRFAAPDGTVMHAEIEVGGSRVMLSDEMPAFGNRSPEALGGTSGGLVVFLADVDAAFARAIAAGAKEYKPVADQFYGDRSGTVLDPFGHVWTLTTHIEDVSIDEMHRRCAELMKQAA is encoded by the coding sequence ATGCCCGTCAGTCACATCCCCGCCGGCTATCACACGGTCACGCCGTACATTACGGTGCGCGGGGGCGCGAAGGCCATCGAGTTCTATAAGGCCGCGCTCGGCGCGGTCGAAATCATGCGGTTCGCCGCACCGGACGGGACCGTCATGCACGCCGAGATCGAGGTCGGCGGGTCACGGGTCATGCTCAGCGACGAGATGCCGGCGTTCGGCAACCGCTCGCCCGAGGCCCTCGGCGGCACCAGTGGCGGTCTGGTCGTGTTTCTCGCGGACGTGGATGCGGCGTTCGCCCGCGCCATCGCGGCCGGTGCGAAGGAGTACAAGCCGGTCGCGGACCAGTTCTACGGCGACCGCTCCGGCACCGTACTCGACCCGTTCGGCCACGTTTGGACGCTGACCACGCACATCGAAGACGTGTCGATTGATGAGATGCACCGCCGGTGCGCGGAACTCATGAAACAGGCGGCGTGA
- the tilS gene encoding tRNA lysidine(34) synthetase TilS has translation MTRVLREVRRFAAARPGPGVVAVSGGADSVALLRALHACGSPLFVAHVNHRLRGADSDADEAFVRALCAALGVACRVKSVDVAALAAGDNLESTARRVRYAFFAEVAAEAGAAWIATAHTADDQAETVLHRLIRGTGLQGLRGIASWRAGGVSPPSSHKPSPDNAPPSPPSSDEGSGSLGGLMPPARRGIVRPLLAVTRADVLAHLAALNQPHREDASNADTRFTRNRIRHELLPLLKTFNPDVVSALAHLAEHAAEAHEVITTAATELLTNAERPRAGATIVLDAGTLTAAPRAVVRATLRVLWDREDWPVANMTFDAWDRAVEIAAHNASACDFPGGVGVRRVGRVVQLTRRV, from the coding sequence GTGACGCGGGTATTGCGGGAGGTGCGGCGGTTCGCCGCGGCCCGGCCGGGGCCGGGGGTCGTGGCGGTGTCCGGCGGCGCGGACAGCGTCGCGCTCCTCCGCGCGCTTCATGCGTGCGGCAGCCCCCTGTTCGTGGCGCACGTCAACCACCGGCTCCGCGGGGCCGACTCCGACGCGGACGAGGCGTTCGTGCGCGCCCTCTGCGCGGCGCTCGGCGTGGCGTGCCGCGTGAAGTCGGTGGACGTAGCCGCACTCGCGGCCGGAGACAACCTCGAATCGACCGCGCGCCGCGTGCGGTACGCGTTCTTCGCCGAGGTCGCGGCGGAAGCCGGCGCGGCGTGGATCGCGACGGCGCACACCGCCGACGATCAGGCGGAAACGGTGCTGCACCGGCTGATCCGCGGGACGGGATTGCAGGGGTTGCGGGGGATCGCCTCCTGGCGAGCGGGGGGCGTGAGCCCCCCGAGTTCCCATAAACCGAGTCCAGATAACGCACCACCTTCCCCCCCGAGTTCCGATGAAGGTTCGGGTTCACTCGGGGGGCTTATGCCCCCCGCTCGCCGAGGGATCGTGCGCCCCCTCCTCGCGGTCACGCGCGCCGACGTCCTCGCGCACCTTGCGGCACTCAACCAACCGCACCGCGAGGACGCCTCCAACGCGGACACGCGCTTCACGCGCAACCGCATCCGCCACGAACTGCTGCCGCTGCTGAAGACGTTCAACCCGGACGTGGTCTCCGCACTCGCGCACCTCGCGGAACACGCGGCCGAGGCACACGAGGTCATTACCACCGCCGCGACCGAACTACTCACGAACGCCGAGCGCCCGCGCGCCGGCGCGACGATCGTCCTCGACGCCGGCACGCTGACGGCCGCCCCGCGGGCCGTGGTGCGCGCCACGCTCCGCGTGCTGTGGGACCGCGAGGACTGGCCGGTGGCGAACATGACCTTCGACGCCTGGGACCGCGCGGTCGAAATTGCGGCCCATAACGCCAGCGCCTGCGACTTTCCCGGCGGCGTGGGCGTGAGGCGCGTAGGCCGGGTGGTTCAGCTCACGCGGCGGGTATAG
- a CDS encoding NAD-dependent epimerase/dehydratase family protein — translation MPHTVLLTGATGFVGSHVAEALVRRGDTVRTLARAGSDTAFLEPLGVTVVRGDLTDAGTVKRAADGCDVVVNCAAKVGDWGHADGYRAVNVEGLRNLFDAVLGRPLHRFVHVSSLGVYAARHHYATDETEPLPNDHIDGYTQSKVEAERLALQYHRKQQVPVTILRPGFVYGPRDRTVLPRLADRLKERSVMYIARGRYALNTTYVGNIADAVLLAIDAPAATCVGEVFNITDGEFVSKRRFFETVADGMGLKRPRGFPPVPVWLARLMANWREGVFRRQNKPHPPRITQAQLKFAGLNLDFSIAKARTKLGYAPRVLFDEGMKRTLEWYKSPGSAPTKAG, via the coding sequence ATGCCGCACACCGTTTTGTTAACCGGCGCGACCGGGTTCGTCGGGTCGCACGTGGCCGAGGCGCTCGTCCGCCGCGGTGATACGGTCCGCACGCTCGCCCGCGCGGGCAGCGACACCGCGTTTCTCGAGCCCCTCGGCGTCACCGTGGTTCGGGGCGACCTGACGGACGCCGGCACCGTCAAGCGGGCCGCCGACGGTTGCGACGTGGTCGTGAACTGCGCGGCGAAGGTCGGCGACTGGGGCCACGCGGACGGGTACCGGGCGGTCAACGTCGAGGGCCTCCGCAACCTGTTCGACGCGGTTCTGGGCCGCCCGCTGCACCGGTTCGTTCACGTCAGCTCGCTCGGCGTCTACGCCGCCCGGCACCACTACGCGACCGACGAAACCGAACCGCTGCCGAACGACCACATCGACGGCTACACGCAGTCCAAGGTCGAGGCCGAGCGGCTCGCGCTCCAGTACCACCGCAAGCAGCAGGTGCCGGTGACGATCCTGCGGCCGGGGTTCGTGTACGGCCCGCGCGACCGCACCGTCCTCCCGCGCCTGGCGGACCGGTTGAAGGAGCGGAGCGTGATGTACATCGCCCGCGGCCGGTACGCCCTGAACACCACTTACGTCGGGAACATCGCGGACGCGGTGCTGCTCGCGATCGACGCGCCGGCCGCGACCTGTGTGGGCGAGGTGTTCAACATCACCGACGGCGAGTTCGTGAGCAAGCGCCGCTTCTTCGAGACGGTGGCCGACGGGATGGGGCTAAAGCGCCCGCGGGGGTTCCCGCCGGTGCCAGTATGGCTCGCGCGGCTGATGGCGAACTGGCGCGAAGGGGTGTTCCGCCGGCAGAACAAGCCGCACCCGCCGCGGATCACGCAGGCGCAACTCAAGTTCGCCGGTCTGAACCTCGATTTCTCCATCGCGAAGGCCCGCACGAAACTCGGGTACGCCCCGCGCGTGCTGTTCGACGAGGGCATGAAGCGGACCCTGGAGTGGTACAAGAGCCCGGGATCGGCGCCGACGAAGGCCGGGTGA
- the purH gene encoding bifunctional phosphoribosylaminoimidazolecarboxamide formyltransferase/IMP cyclohydrolase, translating to MLRPIRRALLSVSDKTGLVDFARELVTKYGVELIATGGTRKALADAGLPVKDIAELTKFPEMLDGRVKSLHPAIFAGLLAKRDKPEHMATLAEHNLPEIDLVVCNLYPFEQTVAKPGVTEAEAIENIDIGGPCMVRAAAKNFASVAVVTSHDQYAELLANMSPEGETGEGFRGHLAAAAFARIATYDRAIADYFLMNVGWTERPDRWDSAMQPVFARSSIFMRYGENPHQKAAFYTEPGITRPCVATAEQLHGKELSYNNILDLDSALNLAREFAGPACVVVKHNNPCGAAVADKLADAFNAAWGGDPLSAFGGIIAFNKPVDAATASAIMDPRAKRFVECVIAPDYEPHALDALKKWKENVRLLKTGELTGFPQGLDYRRVDGGLLVQTRDYGADKPEEWKVATKRKPTDEEFQALHFAWFVCKHVKSNAIVLAKGSQVVGVGAGQMSRVVSVEIAVKKAGDKSKGSVLASDAFFPFPDNVHAAAAAGVTAIIQPGGSVKDKDSIDACDQHGIAMLFTGVRHFRH from the coding sequence ATGCTGCGTCCCATTCGCCGCGCCCTGTTGAGCGTTTCCGACAAGACCGGGCTCGTAGACTTCGCCCGCGAACTCGTCACCAAGTACGGCGTCGAACTGATCGCCACCGGCGGCACGCGCAAAGCCCTCGCGGACGCCGGTCTGCCGGTGAAGGACATCGCGGAACTGACGAAGTTCCCCGAGATGCTCGACGGCCGCGTGAAGTCGCTCCACCCCGCGATCTTCGCGGGTCTACTCGCGAAGCGCGACAAGCCGGAGCACATGGCAACGCTCGCAGAACACAACCTGCCGGAAATCGACCTCGTGGTGTGCAACCTGTACCCGTTCGAGCAGACGGTCGCCAAGCCGGGTGTGACCGAGGCCGAGGCCATCGAGAACATCGACATCGGCGGCCCCTGCATGGTGCGGGCGGCGGCGAAGAACTTCGCGAGCGTGGCGGTGGTGACGAGTCACGATCAGTACGCCGAACTACTTGCGAATATGAGTCCTGAGGGAGAGACGGGAGAAGGTTTTAGGGGACACCTCGCGGCCGCGGCCTTCGCCCGAATCGCGACCTACGACCGAGCGATCGCGGACTACTTCCTCATGAACGTCGGTTGGACCGAACGCCCCGACAGGTGGGATTCGGCCATGCAGCCGGTATTCGCTCGGTCCTCCATCTTTATGCGGTACGGTGAGAATCCCCACCAGAAGGCCGCGTTCTATACCGAACCGGGCATCACCCGGCCTTGTGTCGCGACCGCAGAGCAACTGCACGGCAAGGAACTCAGTTACAACAACATCCTCGACCTCGACTCGGCGCTGAACCTGGCGCGTGAGTTTGCAGGGCCGGCGTGCGTGGTCGTGAAGCACAACAACCCGTGTGGCGCCGCGGTCGCTGACAAACTCGCGGACGCCTTCAACGCGGCCTGGGGCGGCGATCCGCTCTCGGCGTTCGGCGGCATCATCGCGTTCAACAAGCCCGTCGATGCGGCCACGGCAAGTGCCATCATGGACCCGAGGGCCAAGCGGTTCGTCGAGTGCGTCATCGCCCCGGACTACGAGCCGCACGCACTCGACGCGCTCAAGAAGTGGAAAGAGAACGTCCGCCTCCTCAAGACGGGCGAACTCACCGGCTTCCCGCAGGGACTGGACTACCGCCGCGTCGATGGCGGCCTGCTCGTGCAGACCCGCGACTACGGCGCCGACAAACCCGAGGAGTGGAAGGTCGCGACCAAGCGGAAGCCCACCGACGAGGAGTTCCAGGCGCTGCACTTCGCGTGGTTCGTCTGCAAGCACGTGAAATCGAACGCGATCGTCCTCGCCAAAGGCTCTCAGGTCGTCGGCGTGGGCGCGGGCCAGATGTCGCGGGTCGTTTCGGTCGAGATCGCGGTCAAGAAGGCCGGCGACAAGTCGAAGGGAAGCGTGCTGGCGTCGGACGCCTTCTTCCCGTTCCCGGACAACGTCCACGCCGCCGCGGCGGCCGGCGTCACCGCGATCATCCAGCCGGGCGGATCGGTGAAGGACAAGGACAGCATCGACGCCTGCGACCAGCACGGCATCGCGATGCTGTTCACCGGCGTTCGGCACTTCCGGCACTGA
- a CDS encoding serine/threonine-protein kinase — protein sequence MATHTRLPQLRSPFLNAVRKSGLLTPDDLISVLTEANVDPATTDPLQVAALLVRKKLLTKFQAMQLLNGRTNGFVLDQYKILDGIRQDRVGMVFKAEDTTSKRIVSVKVLPTDRASDPTILQAFIHEVRAAAKVQHPAVARVLDIGYWQGTHFVVSEYVGGPTLDKLVAEKGPMVPHAAAQLVAQAAVGLMHAHECGLIHRDVKPGNMALLPDRRVKLIDLGLTHMLESPWAQVTKRIRTSEYAEEIAHIAPEQAWGCELDGRSDVYSLGSTFYYLLTGQVPFPGLAPEMMAERQIRGVPSPLKLKPNVPKEMDAIVQRMGAKDPHARYQSARAVVMALQSWLPVSQWQMLGLSDATRNAQDASASDAKKGTKPKPDAPAKTGGVFAAVRRLFGR from the coding sequence GTGGCCACGCACACACGCCTTCCCCAGCTCCGCTCGCCGTTCCTCAACGCCGTCCGCAAGAGCGGGCTGCTCACGCCCGACGATTTGATCTCGGTGCTGACCGAAGCGAACGTCGATCCCGCGACGACGGACCCGCTCCAGGTCGCCGCCCTCCTCGTCCGCAAGAAGCTGCTCACCAAGTTCCAGGCGATGCAGTTGCTCAACGGCCGCACCAACGGGTTCGTCCTCGACCAGTACAAGATCCTCGACGGCATCCGCCAGGACCGCGTCGGGATGGTGTTCAAGGCCGAAGACACGACGTCGAAACGGATCGTCTCGGTGAAGGTGCTGCCCACCGACCGCGCGAGCGACCCCACCATCCTGCAAGCGTTCATCCACGAGGTCCGCGCGGCCGCGAAGGTCCAGCACCCGGCCGTGGCCCGCGTGCTGGACATCGGGTACTGGCAGGGCACGCACTTCGTCGTGTCCGAATACGTCGGCGGCCCGACGCTGGACAAGCTGGTGGCCGAGAAGGGGCCGATGGTGCCGCACGCCGCGGCGCAACTGGTGGCGCAGGCCGCGGTCGGGCTCATGCACGCCCACGAGTGCGGGCTGATCCACCGGGACGTGAAACCGGGCAACATGGCCCTGCTCCCGGACCGCCGCGTGAAGCTCATCGACCTGGGGCTCACGCACATGCTGGAAAGCCCGTGGGCACAGGTGACGAAGCGGATCCGCACGAGCGAGTACGCGGAGGAGATCGCGCACATCGCGCCGGAGCAGGCGTGGGGCTGTGAACTCGACGGCCGCAGCGACGTGTACAGCCTCGGCTCGACGTTCTACTACCTGCTGACGGGCCAGGTGCCGTTCCCGGGCCTGGCCCCGGAGATGATGGCCGAGCGCCAGATCCGCGGGGTGCCGTCGCCGCTGAAACTCAAGCCCAATGTGCCCAAAGAGATGGACGCCATCGTCCAGCGGATGGGGGCGAAGGACCCGCACGCCCGCTACCAGTCCGCCCGCGCCGTCGTGATGGCACTCCAGTCGTGGCTGCCGGTGTCCCAGTGGCAGATGCTGGGGCTCTCGGACGCGACCCGCAACGCACAGGACGCTTCTGCGTCCGACGCGAAGAAGGGCACCAAGCCCAAACCGGACGCGCCCGCAAAAACGGGCGGGGTGTTCGCGGCCGTCCGCCGACTGTTCGGCCGCTGA
- a CDS encoding UvrB/UvrC motif-containing protein yields MKCQICDNPATVHLTEIVNKKKRALHLCERCARERNLIADPPGPQLDLKALLNLLMNPFPHAGPSGGPADNVVTQAATDACEVCGLTLAEFKAEGRLGCPHDYDTLRPTLEPLLERIHRATAHSGKEPRAVRVREWRRQMQAAAAAEDYEEAARLRDLIRRSSSGQ; encoded by the coding sequence ATGAAGTGTCAGATCTGCGACAACCCGGCCACCGTTCACTTGACGGAGATCGTGAACAAGAAGAAGCGCGCGCTGCACCTGTGCGAGCGGTGCGCCCGCGAGCGGAACCTGATCGCCGACCCGCCCGGTCCGCAACTCGACCTGAAGGCGCTGCTCAACCTGCTCATGAACCCGTTCCCGCACGCGGGACCGTCCGGCGGCCCGGCGGACAACGTGGTCACTCAGGCGGCGACCGACGCGTGCGAGGTGTGCGGCCTCACGCTGGCCGAGTTCAAGGCCGAGGGCCGGCTCGGGTGCCCCCACGACTACGACACGCTCCGCCCCACCCTGGAGCCGCTGCTCGAGCGCATTCACCGCGCGACGGCGCACTCGGGCAAGGAGCCGCGGGCCGTGCGGGTGCGCGAGTGGCGGCGGCAGATGCAGGCCGCGGCCGCGGCCGAGGACTACGAAGAAGCGGCCCGGCTGCGCGACCTGATCCGCCGGTCGAGCAGTGGGCAGTAG